The genomic stretch GAATCTTTGGCCTGAAAGACCCAttacaggagaagaaaaaatagataaatttaaCACATCAGTAAAACATTCATCATAATGAAATAGCAATTCATTCATTCTATAGAGTATTGCTTATTAGACATCTATCAGCTTTGTTGAGTCTTCTTTGGATAGAATGCTGCTAGAAGGGACTATAAGACAAGGAaagacagatttctgagttctctctctcctctctctctctctctctctctctctctttctctaatgtgtgtgtgtgtgtgtgtctatgtgtgtgtgtctatgtgtgtgtgtgtgtgtatgcacatatgcacatgcttgAAAGTGCACGTGCACACCCACCCTTCCCCTTTCAATATCTCTTTGGATATTTGGAAGTGATTATGTCAACACTGCTAACAGCTTCCCGGAGCTCCTGAAAATGTTTTGGGAGCACATTACAGAGGTTGAACCCAAGTAGTTATGAACCAGACAAAGAGCATCAAAACCATAAttaacttaaataaataattttcattgtatattttactattttaaaaatgtttgaaggAAAAATTAGGAAGgcaaaagtcattttttttgcATACAGTCACAAAATAAGCAATAGTCTGGCCTGTAATAAACTCCGCCCTCAAAATGATGGCTTGGATTGGCTTGCGAGGATGCAGTAGGTATAGCACAGGAGACAGGGTGTGTGTTCCGTCCGTCCACTGTAGTCGTGAGCCCTCACTCCAAGTACTTCTGTTTCTTGTACTATTTAGAGCTTCAGCTAGAGTTCCCAAGGCTATTCCAGGACCACACAGGGAGCTATCAATTCCACACTCTCTGaacttaaaaatttaagtttGTGTGTCCTTAACAGTTTAGTGTCATTTTGACATTAATGAGGGAGGCTCGAACATGAAAGCTGATCACAGCAAATCATcaggtttgttttaaaatatcactgtGCTTTCAGAGAAACCTGATAGAATTCCCAGGTGAAAAACTCATACAGGTCTTAAGGCAAATGTAATCGTCACCAAGGAATGGATCACTGTTAGGGAATTACTGACaatcacagacacacaagacCCTACGTCCATATGAACAAAATGATTGCTTGTCCTTTGTAAGTAGGTCAGCATCCTTGGATTGCAGGGCACATGTGTTTTCACTAGTGAAATTTCCGATATTATATGGGTTGAAACTTTAGACTAGCTATactcttttcctttgttgttttgtttgtttggcttttgttttgagatgcattgtccatgctggccttgaacttgagattctcctgtctcagccttcacaGGGCTgcgttacaggcacacaccactagTCCTGGCTTGCAGACTGTGTTCTGTTATTAAACCGTTTGCTACCAAGTTAGTTAATATGATTTTGAAACATTAATGTACtaaactggttttttttcttttctttttctttttttgcatatgctcattgattggctggaCAAGAGCTTAGGAATTAGCACTTAAAAGGCAGCTATGCAAATTTGACCAGTTATCATTAGACAAGAAATTCTTGGATTAGCCCCATAATTAGTTTCTTTCAACAGGCTTTCAAACACAAATACCTATGTCAATAACTATTACCTGTGGATTAAATTTGAGCGTAGTCTAACTTTAATGGTAATTCATATTTTTGTGTACACTCAATACATCTTAGTATTCAAAGTTTATTAAGTACAAGAAGctgaaatatacccaaaagaacaAGATTAAAAGCTAATTTTAACAAGAAAATTGCCACTTGAAATTCTTTAGGAATTAGATggatatatatacaataaaaagaagtaattaaaaagcTTTTCTTGACAAATGGCCTTTGGCAGGAATTTGGGAAGGGTGCTTTTTGTTTACATCTTCAACGTTTAGCTTTCTTGGATTCTTTTCCTAGTAACTGAGGGGAGTCCTTTAGAAACTGGGAATATATTAAATGATTGATCAGCAAGTGGTCTTGAATTCCATTAGCCTCAGGGAAAAGAGCAAAGTACTGTGGTTTGCTATagtacagatattttattttattttatttattatttatttatttatttattttttttttgaggccttTAGAATGGAACCTGGGGCAAATGGAACAAACCAGAAGCTCCTGGTCTTTGAGAACATCTGATTTTCTGGACTGAGTCTAGATTCCATAggcttggaaaaagaaagaatttaaaaaaattgtctctTCAGcattgaaaataataatttaaaatatacttaaaaatattggCCTAAGgggatggttcagcaggtagtGCATTTGCTGTATAAGTGTGAAGTCTTGggttcagattcccagaatccacataaaactTGAGTTGTCCTTCTAATTCGCCTACAATCTCTGTGCTTGGGAGGGCTAGGGGAAAGGAGATAGAGCTAGAGAGCAAGATAGCTAGTCAGCTTATCAAAATTGGTGGGTTCCGTGTTCAAGTGAGATCACCTGTCTCAATTTATAAGGTGGAGAGTGGACATGAAATACACTTGAGATCAATTTCTGGTCTCcaaatgtatgtacatacatatggtCCCACCTATGTGGGGATAtgagcatacatgtgcacacaaacacacacacatacagagttaTATAAACTGTACTTCACTACAAAATTTTGTGACAGTTCCCATTATAACTGCATTTATAAATTTTGAGACTGAACGCAGAGGTCCAGAGGAAATcaagtctttctttttgtttctaccaTAGGACAGTGTCTCCAGGAGGGTCACCATGTGTATTGAATAGGCCTTGTCAACTTAGGAAGTGTGCAAAGTTCCTCTTATTCTTCAGAGATGCTGACTGCCATGTGTGGACATACCCTTGTCATCCTCACCTTTGGCCTCATCACTTCTTTGCAAACGCAGAGAACACACCTTTTGACCATGACCACATTTTGGGAGCACTTCATTTCCCCTTACGCTCTGGATTAGTCGCACAGGGTTGCTATAACACAAGCCACAATTAGCACACAAACTTGTCATCTTACATTTCTGTAGGTTTGTAAGTGCAACACAGATTTCACTGGGCTGAAATCAATTCTTTGCCTGGCCTGAGCTTCTCTGTGGAGGCTCCAAAGGAAATTAATTTCCTTGCCTACTCCTTGACCCATGGTGCTCTCCCTAGTTGCAAACCCTATAACCACACTTCTCTCTTCCACCATCCCTGCCTCTCCGGCTGCCCTCCCCTGCCTTGACCTTTGTCTCTCAGGGACCAGTTTTTATTCTGTGAGGATGGCCAAGGTCCTCCAGCATAGCATCTACACCTTGAGATCTTTAGCTACATCACATTCTAGAGTCCCTTGCCATGtatcttagtttatttttattgctgtgaagacataGCATGACCACCACAACTCTTAAAAGGAAAAtgcttaattggggctggcttacagtctcggGAGCTTAGTTATTCCATCACGGTGGGAaatgtggtgtgcaggcagacatggtgctggagaaggggctaCACCTGGATTTTCAGGCAGCACAAGGAGACTATGAGCCACACTGGTtgtagcttgagcacaggagacctaAAACCAGGCCctgacagtgacacactttctccaacaaggccacacctctcaatAGTGCCATTCCCCATGGGCCACACATTCAAATGCTTGAGTCTATCAGGGCCATACTTATTCAAACCTCCTCACCATGTAAGGGACTATAGTCACATGTTTCTGAGGTTAAGGGAGGTGGAGGTATGATATGAGCCTCAGTAGTAAGGATACAATATGACCTTTCTTTATATGACCCTTCAGGATTCCCACAAGCTTGGCTTTGAAAAGGCACATTTACCTCAATCCTGGGAAAGAATATGAGGCAATGACCTAAGACCCCATCAGTTGTAGTAAAACACTAAATGAGGAAACAGAGTGAGGGGAGAGTAACGAGAAGGAAAAATGATGTTTCTATGTAGCGCTTGGATGCAGATGCAAGAACTCAGGCTTGGCCTAGGTATCTGGCAGGGTACCCTGAGGGGTGTGGCAGTCAGACTCATCCAGATCCCAGAGTGCTCTAGTAGTAGTTATCATTCGTGATACCATTAACCTGGTCTTGCCTGTGACCCTTCCCCACCTTTCCCAGCCTTGCTAGACTCATTCACCCCTTAGCTTTTGCTCAGCTGTTTTCTTCATCCTGCTGTGCGTACTTCTTGGAGAGACATAAGgtcttccacctcagcctccttcaTGTCTTCTCACACTTCTccaagctctttcttcttctctagcTTCTCAATTTTGCCTCATCTGTCAGCACTGTTAATTCTTCTTGGTGGAGCCATCCTGTCATCAGATGTGACCAAAAAGTATCACTCTTAAAGAGCTATACTAAAACAACGGTCAAGATTAAGGCTCTCCTAACTGCCATACAGCCATTCaaggttgcttgcttgcttgtttgttcctTCTGTGTATGTAAACCTTTACTTGGACTTTAGTGCTAACTTACCAAAGAAGTAGGTAGTTCTGTCTGTCCATATTGTTCTCTGGTTCCCTAAATGGGAAAGAAGAACAAAGCTGAGGCGTGCTCATTTGTAAATGTTCAAGGTCAGCTTGCTCTTCAAAATTGACTACCTGTCAATTTGAGTCAGCTGTTTAGAGGCTGCTTTTGGAGAATAAATCCTTTCCCTACAGCTTTGGAGATCAAGCAGGCTGACATGGTTCACAGACTTGTGATAGGGCTAGTCTGGAATGACCAGGCATGCTTACTTAGTGAGACTGAAAGGACTTGCCTTTTCAACCAACCATCCTCAAAGAGACACAATGGGATATGAATTTGATGCTTTCTATGAGGCATGTGTATTGCTGTCCACCTTTTAACTCTCTGATttatttctggttattatgaagtAGTGCTTGGATTCATGGAGAGGACAATAATATTTAATTGTATGCAATCTTTAAGAGTTGATaatagtggctggagagatgactcggcagttaagagtacttgttactcttgcagaggacctgggtgggTTTTGTTCCTAATACCCACATGGTGTCTGACATGCTGTAACTTTACCTTcaggtgatctgatgctctctgctcACTTTTGAGGAAGCCGGGTATGCACACGgtggcacatacatatatgaaggcaaaatattagtacacataaaataaaaaaattttaaaaatactaaaagttgaaaatataaaGGGATTATAAGGCATTTAGTAAGGTCGTTAATTACAGCTTTATCAGGTGATGCTATTTTGGCTACATTTTAGGTTTGTTCTAGCTATTAAAGAGTGGTTCACTATTAAAAATGCACCGACACATGTCAGGAGATCTGAGTATTTTCTTAAGAAGGCACAGTGATTTGAAATACCTGAATAATATTAATCTAGGCATTTGTGTTTCAGTATACTGCTGTATATCTTGACTCTTTTTAGCAATATTTtctctaaatttatttaaaaatattctgtatttctACCTTATCAACTCATGTGTTTTATCATTTTAAGAAGGAATATATCTgcagttttctgttttgctttgattgTTGACCCTTTGCCATAGTGAGACACAGTGGTTGAGAGTATATAAAAGGTGACAAGAACGAGGCACAGTGATCAAACCCCTGGCATTAGGCTTATGAAGGCAACGGGACTTAACAGATAGCTGATGGGACAAAGCAAAAGCTTATCAGTAGGGCTAGAATGTACACTGCACTTGGTCATCACCTCAGCTTGAGGAGTCTGCAGTGTGCAAGTAAGATTCTCTTAGTCCCTGAGCTTCTCCCCCAGGATAATTCTTGTATCATCCTGGATCATGTACCCAGAACCTTTGGCCCTATGAGCAACCCACTGCCACCAAAAGACTATTCTTAATCAACACACACCCAATAACTCTAAGGTCATACATGATAATGAGAGACCTATAACCCATTGAGTCAGCAACATTAACTGTGGATCAAAGTATCTTAGACATCTCCTACAATGTAGTGCCATTACTGGGAAGTGTTGGTGCCTGAGTCAGCTGTAGTTTTATGTGTGGTGGTTTCAGGTGGGTGGGCATGGACTTGGGATTTGAAGATATTCATCTTTAGGATTGGGAGCCCCTACTCTCTctatcttgagttctttgtataattGAAATGGAAATTCCTTGGGTTCCAAAATGGTGCCTCGTAGgtgaattttaattcagaacctggctgctctgacaagagatcacatccaaaaaccttcaaggtctgtgtgatccagctggattacaaacacacctttaatctaggatacagaggcaagcacatctgagttcaaggctagcctggtttagaGCAAGTAGtaggcatggtgggacatgcctttaatgtcaaacaaggaaggtaaagttaatttgtagaaagAAGAGCCCATGGTTGAAAGTGATTTTtagttgagtggcagaaaaagtgatgaatcagaaaaagatttgacagaataggttCTGCTCAACTCTCACtagaacacagaagaaagagaagctacttaaaggAACGATACAGAGAATGAAGAGAGAGCAAACAGTTTTAATGGGAGAGTTTTACAGCGAGgggttgaatgagagaacaagctagacacaggtgaagacagaacaaggcGAAATGAGAAGGAGTCAGAAGAATAGagaagattgctggagttagtttgaggccaagcagagcaattcagaggccaagagtAAAGGCAGATGGAATAAGTTAGCTAGGgtaagagtttgagccagaatggCTGAGTTGAACCCGCCAGCccaaagctcagaaagaacaagtaaaggtGAGCTTGTTAAGCAGCAAGTCTCACAGGCTAAAAACACTTTAGGCTTGGGTTAGATTGTACaggggctagaagcttccagaactaggcctaggttagcagacagagccAGTAAACCTCGAAGACAGCAAttgaaacagacaaataaaaaatcCCCTTTACAGTGCTTCAAGTTTATAATCCATAGGAAATGCCACCATTGCTTAAACACCCACTCTTTTTCCAGTTGAAACTATTTGTAAAGCTTGTCCAGTGTTTCCAAGCCTCTGGAAGGAACGGGAAGTGTTCGTGATGGGAAAGTAGTAGCTTATAAAAGACAGGCCCAGTGGAGTGATCATAAGGAGCTATGGATTTCTCTAGAGCTCTGCTGCCTGTCTGATGACAGCAGGACACACTCTTCTGAACACTCTTCCACTTCCAGTCTGCAGTGCAAGTGTGCTGTTCGGCCCTATGTCCTTTATTTCTCTAGCTGGCTTAATCAGTGCTGCTGTGATTGCTTCTCCCGTGAAATGAGCCATGCTATCCCCAAAGTTCTGCCATCTGAGGCCCCAGTGCTGAAAGCGTTGAATCAACTCATTTAGGAAGTGTATCAACTGAGCAGTCACTGCACCTTTGGGTTCCAAACTTGTTGGCTTAAGTAAGACAGAATCTTAGAATGACACCCGGCTATTCCACAGGTAGCATTTTAAGCTTCCATTAGGAGGTTTGCTTCCattgtctgtctgcttgtctttTCAGATCAAGCACGCCATGCCAAATGCAACTAATAACTGAATGTGGAATGTTACACTAGCACTAAGAGTGAGTGTCTAATATTCTCATCATACAGATAGTAAGGAATTTGAGGTGATGGATATGTGAACTAGAttaatttgatcactttcctcagCACTACAAAAACTACCTCATTGTTTTGTATGCCCTAAGTATAGCCAACTAAAATTTGATAatatataataagaaataaaattttaaaatgtacaatgtAACACATTAGTACAGAGGCATTTCAGTTCGGTTATCTGAGGCTGAATCTTAGAAGTGTCAGTGTTTTTGTGGGTCATAATTCAGTGGGCTGGTACCAGTCCACCAGTCCAGATTAGCTGTGTGGAGCTCTTGGTGTACTTGTGTGAGATTAATGCTTATCCAGGGATTATGTCCTGGAATGTAAGGTTCAGAGACTTTGCTCTGATGTGTAGCTGAGAGCTGAGACACAGGAAAGAACGAAGCAGGGTCTTTATACTGGCCTTCCACCTGCCTAGGAGAGGCATGACTGCCACTGAGACCTCAGACTCAAGAGTCATTGCACATCGAGGACCTGCTGGCCAGCCTGTGTTGCTGCCCTGCCTGTGTGATCCTGGGGGACAAGCATCCTGCTAACTCAGACAGAAGAGATGATGGCCAACGCTGTGGCAGGAGAGATCATCCATCCTGATATTGGAAGGCTAAAAGGCTATTTATTTAGGAAGGATCACCATCAAAGCAACAGACTGGAGAAAGAGCTAATAAAACTGACCCTCACTACCACATGGGCCTATTGTCTAGCACCCTAGTGCTGAGCAGAGCATCTTCAAACCTTTCCTCTCTGCTAAGCAACTATGGACGCAGAGGAACCTTTTGCTGATGCTGTTGTaactctttctgcctttctctgaaTGGTGTTTAGGTCAAAGTTTGAGTTTCTGATGTTACAGAGGCATCCAATTTAGTGCTGTTTCCCTGTGTGGCAATGTGGACGGTCTCTTTAGTTTGTTTGTGGCAATGCTGTGTGATTTGATCTGAGCAGATTAAGACATTTTCCTATCAAAGAGCGTTCTGTGTCCTTGCTCCTATCTGTGCAGCGCCAGCAGCCCTCGGTACAGAGATCACACAAGCATTCTAATcttactctattttattttttgtctggcCTGACTGTGATTAGAGGTTCAAAGACAGCCATAAGTCTTCTGTGTTGGTTCTTGCCTTTCTAACAGCAGCGTGTGAATTCCATGAACACATTTAGAGGCAGGAGCAATGCTGGGCTTCTCTGAGGTGGCTGTTCTTCCTTGATTTCCAGAGAATTGCGATATTTGTAAAGTGTCTCCAACCTCACTTTTTAAGAATGCTTTCACAAGGGTTTGGAAATCCAGGGATGAAGTTTTTTACTCTTTAAGTACCCACAAAACCACACGGTTTCCATGCTGgtggccagcagggggcgcacaaaacaaaaggcattttTAAGAAAAGTTGCACATAGTGTGATTTTAATCCATTCCATTTTAAATACCACAATAAATTTAGTTTTCACAATAAATTAAATAGCCATATTCAGTTTACAAAATAGAATTACTTAGTGTGAAACTggtatttacatatatttacaatatGTACAGGACATTTCGTTTTTGTTGACATACGACACGGACGCAGAAGGACTTGATTCTCCAGCACGTGATTGACATGCTACAAACGACTCCATGGTCCACACAAGGAAACAATAGTGCAAAATTACCACTGGAACTTTGGAACAAGGTCAATTTTGTGAGATAAgacattcttttaaattataagaaaatagcAATATTCTGTTTTCATGGCACCAATCCAGCATCTGAATTAAAGAGCCttaggacaaaaacaaaacaaaacaaacagaaatgaaacaccaTAAATCTGAATCCTCTGCTTCCCGAAGCTCCGTAGCCATTGGTACATTTTCACACATTCGTCTTTTGGCTTAAATCTATGAAAATGGTGGGTGACAAGTTCTGAATCAAAGGAAGACTAACTCTTGGAATATCTGGTCACTTTCCCCAGTCCcatcacctcttctctctctctctctctctctctctctctctctctctctctctctctctctctctctctctctctcccttgtctttgtttttactgTAAATAGCTTAAAAGATGCAACTATGCAGACAGCAatttagcatatttttttttttgtaaattttcagTAGAAAAGGAAATTGATCTTATATTTGGTCACACACTGCATATTTACAAGTATTCATGGAAAAATGATCTGGGTAGCTGTGTTTGGGAAAATGCAGATTTTAATCTAGAGAAGAAACCACGGGATTCCAGATACAACACATAGTGTTGTACGCTGTATTATTTTAGGGCCAGTTCAATGTCCTCCCTGTGATCTGGTAAAATTTTTGATTAAAGGGATGAAAGAACTTGCGCAATTTGGTAACGACGGAGGGGTCTACCTCTGGATGGGTACGCCCCTTGCTGCCCGCCAGGCACTTATTAAAGATAATGTTAAATCGCAAACAGTAAAACCCTCTTGTAGCGTTGAAATATAAATTGTACTGACTTATCCTTGGAGGAAGGTTCAGGAACTTCTCCACCAGCTGTAGTTCCGGCAGAGGCTCGGTGATGAGGCGGTCTCCGTCCACGACGTGGAACTGTTCAATTGGGAAATACTTCAGCCAGCGCTCCAGATGTTTTGTGTATATGCTGGTCCTAACCGCCTTGTACTTTGTGTTCACCTCGCAGGTATTAGGGTCTATAGCCAGCTTCTCAAACTTATAGTAGGTTttgttcttcctctccttcccctctagcACCTGAGTGTAATCAGAAATCGCTCTTGTGGTCGGCTCCCTGACAATGATCAACAGCTTGATTGATGAGTTCATTTTGTAAATCCTTTCCGGAACCTCTTCCGTGATAAAATACGCCGGGCTCTTCTCAATTGTGATTTGCTGAGGGTAGGAAAAAGGCATCTTTTTCCTGTACCACTCAATGCCCTTGGCATAGTTCTCATCATTGTCAAAGAAGTGGATCTCTTGGGAAGCTTTGACCACTGCAGGATGGAGGTTCAACATCTCTAGCAGGGCCCTGGTGCCCCCTTTCCTCACCCCAATGATAATGGCTTTGGGAAGCTGCTGGACCAGGTCATGGAAGCGAACCTGCTCCTTGGAAGAGTTGCCTTTCCGGAATTCATGCAGCAAACCTCTCTTAAACTGCAGGGCTCGGAGTGGGAGCTCAGCCT from Acomys russatus chromosome 21, mAcoRus1.1, whole genome shotgun sequence encodes the following:
- the Hs3st5 gene encoding heparan sulfate glucosamine 3-O-sulfotransferase 5; its protein translation is MLFKQQAWLRQKLLVLGSLAVGSLLYLVARVGSLDRLQPICPVESRFGGAQNQAELPLRALQFKRGLLHEFRKGNSSKEQVRFHDLVQQLPKAIIIGVRKGGTRALLEMLNLHPAVVKASQEIHFFDNDENYAKGIEWYRKKMPFSYPQQITIEKSPAYFITEEVPERIYKMNSSIKLLIIVREPTTRAISDYTQVLEGKERKNKTYYKFEKLAIDPNTCEVNTKYKAVRTSIYTKHLERWLKYFPIEQFHVVDGDRLITEPLPELQLVEKFLNLPPRISQYNLYFNATRGFYCLRFNIIFNKCLAGSKGRTHPEVDPSVVTKLRKFFHPFNQKFYQITGRTLNWP